The genomic stretch agccactgcatccgcctcttttttttttttttttttgagatggagtttcgctcttgttgcccaggctggagggcaatggcgtgatctcagcccatggcaacctccgcctcccaggttcaagcgattctcctgcctcagcctcccgagtagctgggattacaggcatgtgccgccacgctTGGCTTATTttgtatcatcttttttttttctttcctttttttttaaattagagatgtgtcttgctgtgtcgcacaggttggagtgtagtggtatgaatcatagctcactggacctcacagcagcctcgaacttctgggctcaagcaagccccccaccccgcctcagcctcccaagtagctaggactacagacgtgtaccaccatgcttggccaatttttaaaaatgttttgtagacatggggcCTGCTTTGATGCAGGCTCAGAGCCCAGCCTGACAGCGGTATCCCACAAGATTCAtttgcctggctggtcttgaactcatgtcctcaagtgatcctcctgtctcagcctcctgaagtgctgggattacagttgtgtcaCTGCCcttggctttgttttttcttagggCATAATTAAAACCTATAATTGCATGTTTAATCTGTTTGACTATTTGTTTAGTGTCTGCACCCTGGACAAGAGCAAGGGCTATGTGTACTCTGTCCCTTACTGTGTCCCTGGGGCCTGATACTGGGCCTGACTCATTGAATCCCTCAACTGGCTGCCCTCTTAAAATGGGAGGAATAAGGCTTCCTAGGAATCAAGCCATGAGAAACTAATGTTAAGAAGTGGCCAACATTATCTGAACCATGTGTAAACAAGAGGAGACGTGCCAAGAGCCCTGAGCACATACTCTGAGATAGGCAATGGGAATCCTTGTAAGTCTCTCTTCCATCTTACACAGTCGGATAGATGCTAGAAATTTGAATGAGTAGGATCAATTGCAAAGTCAAAACTTCTGCTGGCTCTTTGGGTTTCCAAAGGATGGAAATATGAAGTAGATGCTGTTCTCTAGTAGAGCATCTTAGTCAGATGCGGATATAGAAAGATCTCAGGGCCAGAAGGGTATACAAATGCAATGAGAATGAGGAGTCTGATTGGCATTGTCCAATATGGagcactggccacatgtggccacCAAACATGTGTGGCTGGTCCTAAAGTCTTCGACTTGGCCGGCAGTGCTGGGCTCAGCTGGTCTCGCTCATATATCTCTATAGCTACTCTTCTCAAGCGTTGGACTCAGTTTCCCCGCCTCTGAATCTGGGTGAACCCTGGACTCGCTTTGGCCAGTTGAAGATAGCAGAAGTGGCTGCGTGCTGATCAGCTGGGGCTCGTGAGGGGCTGACTGGTTTAGGATGACCTGGATTGGGACACCTGAACTCTCCTTCTCACGGTACCTGCTTGTCCAGCAGGCTGGCCTGGGCTTTCTCTGTGGCGGAGGTGGAGGTCCAAAGCAAAGGAGCAGCGTGCAGGTTCTCTTCAGGAGGAGGAAAGCAGAGGCATCAGCCCATATTATGCCTCTTTcacataaaaatgattttcagctgaaggcaattaagaagcagaaaatacaggaaaaggTCAGGTTTCCCTCCCCTTTCTGCCTCAAGGCACGATAAAAACCCTCCTTCAATGGAGACAACCCTTAACTTTGCCCAGCCAGCGGCAGTACCAGAGGCACCACAGACAAATACTGCTGCATCAGCTTCCTCTCAGATATTTACCTATGCACAGTTTCCCACCTTTGGAGGcctaaaactttctttttcctgttatttCTCTACAAATTTATTGTGTCTTTTGGAAGATGCTGTGTAAGGCAGTGTTCTGAGGCACTGTGTTGTTACTTTTCATTTAGGTTTGTCCTGTGTGATGTATGCTGCATGTATTAATGAACTGTTCTTGggcaagcacagtggctcacacctgtaatcccagcacttcggaaggctgagcACAGGAGTTACAGATCCTGGGCTACATACTGAAACACATGTAGccccccaaaatacaaaaagtagcctggcatagtgatgtgcctgtagtcccagctacttgggaggttaagatGGGCGAATCGCTTGAgtcagggaggtgggggttgcagtgagccgagatggaaccactgcactccagcctgggccacaaagcaacacgctatctcaaaacaaacaaacaaacttcttGTCTGTGAATCTTTTTGTTAAGGAGCctattttgtgctgctgtaacagaataccagagaCCGGGTAATTCataattataggcatgagccaccacgtctggcctgatATACCTCTTTCTCACTGAAGACACAGGGGGATATAAAGGTCAATGGCTTTGATGGAGTGTGGTGCCAGGGGCATAAGGGGAACAGAGTCCaggctgtgtgtgcatgtgagtgtgtgtgtgtgtggtgcatgtgtgtggcaCATGTGGGATGTTCAGAAGCAATATCACCAGATTTTGCTCGCAGCTAGGCCTGGGGCACCCCTTTTCAGCTGCTTCAGGATGCATTCCAAGAGAGGAGAGTCTAGGGGAAAGAAAGAGTTTGGGTAGAGACCAAGTCATCTGAACTGTTAATagaaaaacattagacaaattaaattaagCAGactttatttgagcaaagaaaatttatgaatCGGGCAGCACCCTGAACCAGTAAAGGTTCAAAGTGCTCCACCCAGCAACACTGGCAGGCCAAATTTTTTGGAAGTAACACAGAGAAACAGTCTGATGGGGTACaactcagcatttgccttatacGGACTTGGTCTGATCAGTTGACAGCCTGTGACTGGTTAAAGCACAGCTGCTGTGACTTGCTGAGATTCAGCTATTTGTTACAAGAATATGGTCTCAGTTGGGAGGCAGTTTACTTAAATATTAAGTTAGGTTGAAGTTCAACAGGTATGGCAGCAGCTTTGggccaaattctttttttttttttttttttttttgagacgtagtcttgctctgtcaccaggctggagcgcagtgcacgatctcagctcactgcaacctccacctcccgggttctagcgattcctctccctcagcctccagggtagctgggattataggcatgtgccaccatgcccggctaattttttgtattttagtagagatggagtttcaccatgttggccaaaatggtctcgatatcctgacctcatgatccgcccacctcggcctcccaaagtgctgggaaattTGGGCcaaatttaattgaatttaaacatttctgcCTTTTGGTCAGCCTCTCAATTTCGAGAGATTGACCAAAACCTTGGGCCCTGACTCCATTTTCTGTCACCATCATAATGGACTTGTTTTGTTTCAGTATTGACTTCACAGTTTCACCTTAGTTGGATGATTCTTTATGCTTTCTCCATGTTTTTGTTATTCTAACCCTAACAGACCAGTTGATGTATAAAGAATGGCTGCATAGGAGTACGTAAGACTTCCCAGGGAAGCCAACACATCAGaaagactattattattattattttattatttttgacagggagtctcgctctgttacccaggctggagtgcagtggcacaatcttggctcactgcaacctccacctcctgggttcaagcgattctcctgcctcaacctcttgagtagctgggattacaggaatgcacaaccacactggctaatttttgtattttagtagagacagggttttaccatgttggctagactggtcttgaactcctgacctcaagtgatccacccacctcggccttctaaagtgctgggattacaggcttgagccactgtgcctggcctattattatttaagatggaatcttgctctgtcaccctggctggagtgcagtggcgcaatcttggctcactacaacctccacctcctgggttcaagagattctcctgcctcaacctcctgagtagctgggattacaggcatgcacaaccacaccagccattttttgtatttttaatagagacagggtttcactatgttggccaggctggtctcgaactgctgagctcaagcgatctgcctgccttggcctcccaaagtgctgggattacaggcatgagtcactgtgcccgacCAGGGAGACTATTATGATGGCTATGAATGGACAATGCCAAGAAACTGAAGTACACTCCTTATCAGGAGTTTCAATTAACAACTAGTCAAAATCAAATAACTCAAAGTCCATGCAATAAAGATAGTTCAATAGCATTTGAGTCCAATTGGTCAGTCTTTGTTCTGGGGATGATGGCAATTAAAGGCCAAACTCACCCCATTAAATGAGAGATCTATATTAGAGAGGTTTCAGAGACCTCCACCCAGCAACATGGGCAAGCAgcatttataaacagaaaaaggaagtggCATTGCTGAATGGTTACAGTTCAGCCTTTGTCTAATTTGGACACATCTGGTCAGTCTGCAGTCTGCCCCTGGCTGAAATCTGGCTGCTATGATTGGAGGACACTCCTTTCTTCTTACAAGAATATACTCCCTGGTCAAGTTGTAGTTTGTTTACATATTAAATAAGGTTACATCCCAGTCAAATCCTCCCTACAAAGTATCCCCTATTCTGACCTCTATCACCATAGACTAGTTTTTCtgctttaaataaatggaatcacacaatttaaaaaaagagagaaaaaatgaggtTACAGTTCACTAGATTGCAGGACTTTTGaacaaatttatttactttttttttgatagagtcttgctctgccgcccaagctggggtgcagtggcatgatctcagcttactgcaacctccacctctggagtccaagtgattctctcacctcagcctcccaagtagctgggattacaggagtgtgccaccgcgcccgactaatttttgcatttttagtagagagggggtttcactatgttggccaggctggtctcaaactcctgacctcaggtgatccacctgcctcagcctctcaaaatgctgggattacaggcatgagccaccacgccaggcctggcacacatttaatttaatttagcagAACTTACTCCCTGTGCCCAGAAGAGGTAGGGGCAAGACTTGCTTTCCATGAAGAGTGCACCAGATGAGAAGGCGGCTCCAGAGGACTCAAAGGAAAACCGAGAATCAGGAGAGAAAGAAACGTGCAGTCCTTGCCTACTTCAGGGGAGGACCCCAAACTCCCAGTTAATAGTAGGGACCTGCTTCCCCATGCGCCCCAGCTCCCTCTCCACCATGCAGTCGCCTCCTGGGCCTGGCAACCACAATTCGGGGCCTGCTCTAAGGCCCAGAGTTCTCAGTCAGGCGATGTCCAGCTGAAGTGGTCTGGGCCTCGCGGCAGCACCAGATCCAGGGTGAGGTCACGCTGCTGGTCCGCAGAGTACACAGGCCGATAGCCCAGCAGCTGCAGCGCGCCGGCGCACACCTCCTGCACGCGCAGGATCTTAGTGAGGGGCAACTCGTGGCGCCAGGCCTGGGAGACGTTGCGCGCATTCCTAGACGAAGTCTGGAAGGCCTCGCCTGGCTTGCCAATCCCCGACCCGTGGGTGATGTTGTGGATCCAGGCCTCGACCTGTGGCGTGAGGGTCAGGCCGGTGAAGGCGTAGAGTGCGCGGATCTCTGCCAGCGGCTTCCGCGCCAGGTCCTCGAAGCGTACCAGGCGGTAGCGGCCGCGCAGGAAGGGTGGCGGCTTGAAAGTGACGGCCTCGGCGATACGCACGTGGCTGCGGCACACCTCGCGAATCAGGCGCAGGTGAGGGTCGGCCTCCACCCACTTGCCGTTGGTGCCCAGCACGATGCCGTTGTCGCGTGCCAGTAGCGGGCCCGCTGCCTCCCGGGAGCGCAGCACGGCCCGCGGGTCGCGCACCAGGTGCACGATGCGCAGGTTGAGCGCGGGGTCGCTGAGCAGCGGGTAGAGCACCTGCAGGTTGAAGAAGCGCACCTCCTTGACCACCACATGGCTGTAGGAGCGGCAGGCCTCCTGGGCCAGGCTGAAGGGCTGCCGCGGGCACAGTGTCCTGCATACGTTCTCCTTGCTGATGGTGCCTCGGGGAAAGGCGCTGCAGGCGGGCGGCGAGCATAGCGCGCGGCTCGTTTCCCACTTGAAAAAGGCGGACAGGTTTCGGCTCTGTGGCATGTAGGCATCAAACACGTCCATGTCGCACAAAAAGATGGAGCGCATCAGGTCGCGCACGGCCATGTGCAGCGTTGCGGCGCTGCCCCCCGACAGGGTGGTCCACACATGCCACGCGGGCTCCATCAGGTAGAAGACGTCGGGGTGCTGGCTGAAGAGCTGGCCCACGAAGGACGAGCCCGAGCGCCACGAGGATAGCACCAGCACATGCACACGCTCCTCGCGGCCGGCTGGGGATGAGGGCCCTGGCCGGGAGACGACGAAGAGCAGGAGGCAGGTGGTCTGTGCCAGGAGGAGCACCGTCACTGTCTTGCTGGAGAAGCGTGGCAGCCACATGCCGGCGGCTGGGGGCCTTCAGGCACAGTGGGCAACTTTAGGGACCAGGGCGTCATGCCCATTCCACGCCCCAATTACTGCCCAGTGCCCTCAGGGATCAGCCCTCGGATTCGACTACCCTACCAATTGGACTTTCCAACACTCCCAAGGTCTC from Nomascus leucogenys isolate Asia chromosome 2, Asia_NLE_v1, whole genome shotgun sequence encodes the following:
- the LOC105739399 gene encoding carbohydrate sulfotransferase 5, giving the protein MLRHLPWVCDQRCSSPSSPGRWPPAAGMWLPRFSSKTVTVLLLAQTTCLLLFVVSRPGPSSPAGREERVHVLVLSSWRSGSSFVGQLFSQHPDVFYLMEPAWHVWTTLSGGSAATLHMAVRDLMRSIFLCDMDVFDAYMPQSRNLSAFFKWETSRALCSPPACSAFPRGTISKENVCRTLCPRQPFSLAQEACRSYSHVVVKEVRFFNLQVLYPLLSDPALNLRIVHLVRDPRAVLRSREAAGPLLARDNGIVLGTNGKWVEADPHLRLIREVCRSHVRIAEAVTFKPPPFLRGRYRLVRFEDLARKPLAEIRALYAFTGLTLTPQVEAWIHNITHGSGIGKPGEAFQTSSRNARNVSQAWRHELPLTKILRVQEVCAGALQLLGYRPVYSADQQRDLTLDLVLPRGPDHFSWTSPD